In Festucalex cinctus isolate MCC-2025b chromosome 17, RoL_Fcin_1.0, whole genome shotgun sequence, the genomic stretch GGCCCTCGTCCTCGCCCGTTTGCGCCGGACCCTCAGCGAGGATCTGGCCCGGAGCCAGGCCAGGAGCGGGCCCGTCACGTTGAAGACCCTCCAGCCGTGGGAGGAGGAGATCAGCGAGGACGGGCCCAGGGTGCCCACCGGCTGCGGGTCTTGGCGGCAGATGTCCGACGCCGGGTGGCACTCGGGGCCGTGCTGGTGGTACACGGCCACCGACGCGTCGGGGGCGCTCGGGGGCAGCCGGATCCTCAACTCGGCTGCCTGGATCTGCTTGTCGGCTAGCAGGCCGTGGAGGTCGAACGTGGCTGCCCAGTGGCCGTGACGGTGCGACAGTCCTGCAGGTGGACAACCAGACAACAAAACAGAAAAGTCCTGTGGTGGGCCAAAGATCAAAAGAGGAAAGGAAGGAAGCGGTTTTGTGTTCACAATCTACAAAGACGAGTGCAATGAGGAGTTTGCACTTTGCACTTTTTATATAAGGTCAacttagatcaggggtggcaaactgcggtcctcgagggcccgagtcctgcaggttttatagatttccctactcgaagtgcagctgattccaattaacagtctcgttatcaggcttttgcagagcttgctgatgagctgatcatgaatcagctgtgttgaagaagggaaatatccaaaacaggcacgactgcggccctcgaggaccggatctcgccacccctgactTAGATGGTTGCTATCAAGCTGTGTGTCTCTTACGTTATGTATTTTTGTAGCGCTGTCAAatttaatcgattatcaaattaatcgacaactattttaactcatttcctCCCATACAATgtgtgccaaagacgtatttatactttttttttttttaaacattatttaacTTATTATTCTCATTTACAAACGTGTTTGAAGTTCAACATttcctaaataaatacaattctaaCGTGGATAAAAACAACTGAAGAAATCGGAAACGGCTTGCTACTGTCTATTCATGTCGCGATGATGACGTCATGCACACTTTAGCTGCCGTTTATGATTGTTACAATTTCGCTGCATACAATACACATTTTGGTGTGAGATTGGGGTCACCAGGGATGCAAAtttgaaagggggggggggggggggggattgctgCTATTAGTATTCAGGTATGGTTCCAATTAATCTCAAGGATTTAAAGAGCATCTTTCAAGAATTGAGTATTTTGCGCATCACATGATCAACTTAATCCACTCATGGCAAACAATTAAGCCCCCGAAACTGGCAACGAATTCGCGCTTGAAAATTTCCATCTCGCCCAAACATTATGATACAAACTCTTGACACCTAACAGCGAAATGCGGCAGCCGAggtaacacccccccccccccccccccccgcctctaATCTAATCAGGACAAGTGtgaaagaggaggaaaaaaaaaaaaaaactaaggcaACTTGTGTAGTAGGAGGGGGCGCGTCTGGCGAGATGCTCAATCAACAACATCTATTTaagaaaaaagagagaagaagaGAGGTTTGCTTTGAGAATTAGACCGGCTGATCCTCTCACGCCGAGTGGGATGTGTATTGCAGACCCTCTGCCCGTCTGGACCCCCCCCAACACAACCCAACGCCGTGGTAAAGTTTACCTTTGGCCACCAAACTCCTCACTGTGTCCGCCGCTCGCCTCCTCTCCGCGTTTGGCTCGCTCGCATCCGTCGCGTTGCTCTTGAAATGGCGGTACAGGTGCACCATGTAGGTGGGCAGGTGATGcccgcttcctcctcctcctcctccgccgcgcCGGTGGTCCCGCAGCCGAGGTCCGACGCGGACTTCCCGGCTTCgctgcaggaggaggaggaggaggaggaggaggaccggCAGCAGCAAGGAGGCTCGCAATGAGCGCATGGCGGCCCCCGATGAGAGCAataacaacaattttgtccCCACACATCTTCAGGGGTGACTTATATAGGCGACCCTCAGACGCCCCCCGCCCCCTTGCGGCACGGAACCTCTTGCCTGTACCTCCTCCTGCACGTCCTTTCATGTTCCACAAGTAGCTGAGAACATGAAAGGAAGTTGACATGCGTCCCCGTGCGAGACGTGTTACCTGACAGCTCATCAAGCTATTCAGCTGCTAATGAGTGCGCATGCGTGCACGGCTGAGTTGGGGcgagcgcgtgcgtgcgtgtttataCAAGCGGACACACCGGGCGACAGGGAAAAACTTTGAgttttatggaggaccaaaacttccaaaattcaaaataaataaatgacaataagtaaagaaataaaagaatgactaaaagtgaaaataaaaacggatataaaacaatagaattcgaaaattatgtcaaaaatagaaataaaaagaaacaaaatatttataggcctacataaataaatacatttgtatttatgatTTACTCATATCcggttttcattttcacttttagtcatttatttatttatttagtcatgtatttattttgaatgttggcagttttggttcTCCATAGTGCTTGAGctcactaataaaaataaaaaataaagaaattatcTGTAGGAGTCAGTTCTCATACTTTATTACCGAAtcatttaattagaaatattaaATTGTTAAATGTAGCCCTGCAGGATACAAATACTTGGGTTTCGTTTACCGCAATCACACTATTTCACAAGATCAATTaatgtataataaaattaatgtgttttaatatgtttttcGATTGTTAATGATTAATTAGGTAAAAGGTTCCAATCTTGAGTATAGCAGCCAATGTCACGTGGTTGTCAGCGCGCCCTCCAGTGGACAAGGATAGCACCAACAGTTACTTTTATTGAAATATTGCAGTGCACGtcttttatctatctatctatctatctatctctctctctcaaccGCAGCATATAAGTGCCaccattagttgtttttttatttttattattattattattattattattattattattttctagtaGTACAATGTAATAATTACTAAAAGTTAATTTTCGGTTGGAAAAACCCCCCCCATTaaaattctgctttttttttggtcccctgCCTGTCTTTTGCGCATGCGCAATGCGACTTCGTTCTCCCCGTGGAAGctcctgtttttttcctcctcccggTCCACCTCCTCGTCAATTTTCCCGagaaagaaggaagaagaaaaaaaccaaacaaatgaATGGGTGATCTGTGGTGACGCGGAAAAGGGCAGCCGTACCGGCTCCATCCCGTCGCTTCGCATTCGGCCACCAAACGGCTCGTTTTCTCTCCGTTTTCGTCGCCCCGCGAGCTGCAATGGTGAGTTCGCTTCTTGCTCAAAGTTTTGGgggagcagtttttttttttttttttttcttggggagGCTGGCACTAGCTAACTCCTTAAATATGTTTCTTCTTCGTTCCGAGCAGGCTCTCTTTAGCTTCTCTCATAGCTAACTCATGTTGCCAGGAAAAGAACCGTTGGCAaaaaataatatgcaaaaataatCATGCAAAAGTGCGATTAAAGGCGGAAGAGGGGCACAGGGgcacccgtttttttttttttttccccaccccaaCCCCCACTCCTTTTGGATGAATGACAAAAACACTGCAAAATTAGTAGCTATTTTTATAAGTTTGCTGACACGATTTCCAAATTCCAAATTGTTATATGGAGATGTAGGTGTTAatcagttaaaaataaaaatatataaggcGTATTTATGTTGACAATTGTCCTGGTGTGGAtggctctgattggtcaatcgtCCAAGAGCAACAAATGACAATTCTTGGCCTGtaagttttagattttttttgtcgctGAAAAGAGGATGTTGTCATTTACGAGGTAATTGATTTGTGGCATTGAGATCAAAATGATGTTTTGAGGAACACACAACATACTCATTGCGACTGCGCAGTGACCTAAACTTGCACATGCACGCATGTCCATGTCTCTCAACAATCGCCAACTACATATTGAATGGCAGCCCAAGAATTTCTTGTTCCGGTGCAATGATTGCCCAAGGACAAAATAACATTAGCAGGAGAAttgccggtcacggcaaaaataaccactgccaataaataaataaacaaaacaaaaccaataaTCAAAGTAATAAAAAGAATTACTACAAGACTAATTGTCTTTATCTAGAAAAGTTCCAaaatttcccattttaaattccaTGTAGGCCTgctcgattattaaaaaaaaataataataatcaagattattcttggcaataattaatataAGTATTAATAaatcacgatttttttttcaaacttttttttttttttgggggggggggggcaaaacaagaaaatgtttaagcatttaaaaatattatgaccaattttaaaaaaatagaaacactataattatgtaagtgccctttggaccaaacagaatttataataatattgtgtttattcatgtatttatttatttatttatttacatatttatgtatttatttattaatgttggcaaaaacttgacatTTGAGTGCAGATATAGGAcgatattttttttggggtacaaaacaagaaaatatttgcacaagaccaatttaaaaaaaatagaaacactatattaATGTACGTTCCTttgggaccaaacagaatttaaaataatatttatttatttatttatttatttatttatttatttatttatttatttatttatttgtttatttgtttatttatttattcgtttgcttgtttgtttgtttgtttatgtttgcaTAAACTCGAAGTTCATCATGTGCACTGTTCAAtaggatgatcttttttttgtacaaaacaagaacatgtttaaatgtaaaaaaacaaataaatattaagacgaataaaattctttgaaacgctATAATTatgaagttccttttggatgaaacaacaacatgtattaaattattttaaaatttaaaaaaaagatgcaaatgtatacatttaaaccactccaaaaaatttgtattaacaatcttttttttttttcaaattgtggagtgtaattgaatttcgattaatttccCAGTTTAACGTCCATGAAAATTTCCCTGCAGTCAACTTTGTTTGAATTTACCCGAAATGTGCTGTTGACTGCTGGGTTACGACAAATCGCATGAAGCTCTTTGATGTGTTGCGGTGGGATTCATCTCTGTACGTATCAATTTTCCTCATCTCCTCGGGGGCGAACAAACAGCAAGGGGGGCGGGGCTAATGACAGAAACCGTCTGCTCAAACTGCAATTAATCAAGCCGGGGAGTGCGAAACTAACCCCCGATGATTTCATAGTAGATGATTAAGTTCCCCATTTGTGCTTGATTTTGAGCAAATACTTCAATCACTCATTGATCGCTGCAAAGATTGAGCTAAAGGTATTGATCATGTTGCTAAAGCTTCCAATCCCCCACAtacgcacacaaaaaagaaaaaaaaaaaagaacagaatcAGGCTTCAGTGCAGGTGCTGCAATGTTTGTGTTAGAGTGTGACGATGTATCTtgatattgcgataaatcgtgatactttttgtctcccgatagattatccatacgcaagtatcgcgatatttgtagttaatatacagccactataacggccccattgttcatgacttattgaacaattacttggcgggccactagggggagcgcctcataagagtggccgcgaaatggacgcaagttttCAGGAGAAGAAGACTGCTGagctttgtttattattattattattattattattattattattattattattattattattattattattattattatcattatttattatattatttatttatattaaatatatatttagtattataatgaattattattttttaaattatttttaatttttattattatatacttataacttattattatttattgatattattttattgtaattaatttattattatatttattattattttatgattatttttatcgtagattatcatggatttattacccgatatatattgataatcgtggcatcatcatatcgtgagataatcgttatcgtgagccttgtatcgcatatcgtatcgtatcgtatcgtgaggttcccaCCCTTAGTTTGTGTACACTGAGGCATGCagcatctatctatgccagtgatGGATCGTGACAAGCAAAACAATTAGGTGCTCTGCCACCAGAGGGCAGAAGGTATACATATGTGCATGCGTTCACCTTACTGTCACATTTTTAGTTTTGTCACATTTTCTTTCTAATGCCAACTATGCGTCCAAAAGAGGCTATCATCATATTCAGGGGGCAAAATTTGACATTATTGAAgcaaaaaattgtttgaatcttGATGGGAAATTTCTCAGTCGCACAATTGTGGAATGTTTTGGCGGACTCGTTTGATTGTTATTTCTTTCAACATGCTCTCGCTGGTGAAATAGTTCCCTCTCCTGGTTCCTGTTCTGAGACGCACGGCAGGCCAGgcacattttgcaaaaaaaaaaaaaaaaagaggatgttTCTGTCACTCTGTCATGAATGGAACAAACGCATCCTCTTTTATGCTTGATTTCCGTGCACTTGCTCTGGAAGTCAAGTGGAGAGCCTGCAGCTGTCCAAAGAGTCTCgacttgactggattttgactgattttgcaaggcccacagcatattgtgttgtattgctataaaaacatggaacctaccaaaagaaatattagagtcTCGTCTTtcaacagggaaaaaaagtatatttgtatcagtTTCTGTTTTTccgcaattagcattcgaatatagtttcatcaatattcacattcctggtgaaaacactggcaaaaagagcttgttgcaacatggccctggttgatctcttatactctgctaccaccagtcgaccatttttgtaataactaccattgctttaagctatctctgcaattgagaggctgcatcaaagccttctgtag encodes the following:
- the ndr2 gene encoding nodal-related 2; protein product: MRSLRASLLLPVLLLLLLLLLQRSREVRVGPRLRDHRRGGGGGGGSGHHLPTYMVHLYRHFKSNATDASEPNAERRRAADTVRSLVAKGLSHRHGHWAATFDLHGLLADKQIQAAELRIRLPPSAPDASVAVYHQHGPECHPASDICRQDPQPVGTLGPSSLISSSHGWRVFNVTGPLLAWLRARSSLRVRRKRARTRAEAAAPEPSPAAGERALLVIFSHTGSDGNAKAKASLLHTAERSKFLSPAESWGPPGRRRSKRGHGELTNGGPPRASGWQADESACRRVDLHVDFHHIGWGSWIIFPKMYNAYRCEGSCPGPLGARLNPTNHAYMQSLLKHYHPDRVASPCCAPTKMSPLSMLYYENDEMLLRHHEDMMVDECGCQ